The Pirellulales bacterium sequence CGGCGGCACTGGGGAGGACGGCTGAAGCCGCATGCAGCACTCATGGGCCTTCTTGACCGCTTCTTCAAGCCGCCAACGCAAGAAAAGTTTGCAAGCCTCCTGGCAGCGGCCTTGCGGGCTGCCGGCGACCCGCGAACCTCGCGCTATGACGCTGAGAATTCGCGGCTCGAGTTCACCGAAAAGGGCAAGCCCGCCGGCGTGCTGAACGTGGTCAATTTATTCGGCGAATATCTCCGGATAGCCAAGGCCGAACGGGCGACGTGGCTAAAAAAGAACTGCGTAGGCCTGCTCAATAGGATGGAGGTGCCCGAGGACTTCGAAGATGCCAAACCCGACTTGTTGCCAACTATCCGGCCTCGAGCAATGCTTGACGTGCTGCGGCTGGATCAAGAAATCGCCGGTTCTACTGAGCCCACGGAACTAGCTGCCCTGCCATTGAGCGAGCACCTGGTCGTCTGCCTCGCCTACGACCTGCCAAACACCATGCAACTCGTGAACAACAAGGCATTGCGGCAATGGGGCGCTAGCGCCTACGAAGCGGGCGAAATCGCACGCCACAACTTGGAGGCGCGGCCTTTCAACCTGATCAGGACAACCAGCAATCTCTACGTGTTTGAATGCGGCGATGCGTACGACTCCAGCCGAATGCTGATGCTCGATAAGGTTCGAGACCTTGAGTTCCAGGGTAAGACCATTGCAATACCCATCACCCGCAATTGTCTGATGGTGACTGGGTCGGAGGAACTCGATGGGTTGGGGCAGATGGCTGAACAAGCCGAATCAATGAAAGAAGATCCTCGGCCTCTCTGCTCCATTCCGCACATGCTCGACGGCGACGAATGGCATGCTTGGCAGCCACCGGCCGATCATCCCCACTACGCAAAGTTCCGGACGTTGGAGCTTCGTTGTCTGTTCGGTGAATATGCTGAGCAGAAACAGCAACTCGAAAAACTGCATGAGAAGACTGGGCTCGACGTATTCGTAGCAACTTTTAGTGTGATCGATAAAAGCGGCCGGCTTCTCAGTTGGTGCGTCTGGTCGAAAGGCATCGTGAGTTGGCTGCCCAAAACAGATTTCGTGGGTTTGTACGACCCAGACGTGAAGGCTCATCGTTTTGCGAGATGGGATCGGATGATCGAGGTGGCGAGTTCCTTAATGAAGCCGCTCGACCTGTATCCGCCACGTTGGGCTGTCGACGACTTTCCAAGCGAAGAGCAGTTTGGGCAAATGGCCGTCGAGGACTGGTCAAAATAACGCCGAGTAGCAGATTCAATTACCGGTAATTGCGTTGCGAACTGCGACCAAGCACTGAGGAGGAAGCATGACGCGACAATCCAGCAGGCTGGCCATGATCGTCGTGGTACTGGCTTTGACATCGCCGGCCTGGGCATGGAACGCCGCCGGCCACATGGTCACCGGGGCGATTGCCTACAGCACGCTGAAGGCCTCAAATCCTGATGCCCTCGACAAGATCGTCGCCATCCTGAAGCAGCATCCGGAATTTGACCAGCGCTGGGCACGGCCACTGAGCGAAGTCACTGACGACGAGCAAGGCCTCAACTTATTCATGCTTGCCGCCCGATGGCCCGACGATATTCGGCGGGAGAGGGAATTCACGCATCCCAAGTGGCACTACATCAATCTGCCCTTCAAGCCGGCGGGCCAGCCAGACTCGGTGCAGCCGCCAGAGCTGGACCCCGAGAACATCCGCGTTGGCTTTCGCCAAAATGTCGGCGTGCTGCAAAGCGATGCCAGCGATGCCGAAAAAGCCGTGGCGCTGTGCTGGGTGCTCCACCTGGTCGGCGATGCCCATCAGCCGCTGCACACGGCAACGCTGTATACGACTGAATTTCCCGAGGGTGATCGCGGCGGGACGCATTTCTTCATCCGGGCAAGGGAAGGCTCAAGGCCCATTGGCCTGCACACGATCTGGGATGACTTTATGCTGGGGTCATCGAAGTTCAGGCGAGTGCATAACAAGGCTATCGAGCTGCGAGCAGAATACCCACGAGATCAACTCCAAGAACTCGAGCCGGCGCCAACGGCAGTCAATTTCGAGGCATGGTTGCAGGAAAGCTTTGAAACGGCCCGGATGGTGGCGTACGACAACGGGCAATTGGCTGGATCACCCGACAAAGCGGATGCTCCCGTGCTGCCGGATGGGTATCTTGCCG is a genomic window containing:
- a CDS encoding S1/P1 nuclease, with the translated sequence MIVVVLALTSPAWAWNAAGHMVTGAIAYSTLKASNPDALDKIVAILKQHPEFDQRWARPLSEVTDDEQGLNLFMLAARWPDDIRREREFTHPKWHYINLPFKPAGQPDSVQPPELDPENIRVGFRQNVGVLQSDASDAEKAVALCWVLHLVGDAHQPLHTATLYTTEFPEGDRGGTHFFIRAREGSRPIGLHTIWDDFMLGSSKFRRVHNKAIELRAEYPRDQLQELEPAPTAVNFEAWLQESFETARMVAYDNGQLAGSPDKADAPVLPDGYLAEGKRVACRRGALAGNRMAGVLASVFRDAGASGQQRP